Proteins encoded in a region of the Streptomyces akebiae genome:
- a CDS encoding tetratricopeptide repeat protein yields MAAVTNGLPRSSPVKGAGGPNKPLATALKEAGCSYASLALRVNELGRCQGAETNYDKASVTRWLQGQQPRGNTPELIAAVLGERLGRALTPADLGFPLDRGRPVTGRALMYVENVAETLHTLAELGSTDIARRSLLGAVPFVPGALTNPQRAWLLWLVESRDAPRLASVSGGGPVEQVHAMLRMFDEMDNHYGGGGIRTSIVQYLTTEVIPLLQQRGVTPQHRRELFAAAARLAAMAGWSSYDAGEYGLAQRYMTQGLRLCAEGRDHVLGGQILAGLSHLATSLGRPDEGVALARAGVATAKDSGSPLGLMRLHAMSARGHAALGRPRETAEALRAAEKQLDASRGAAEESPWVRFLDHHYLQAESALCFRDLGLAAQAEHTASASVRAHADRRRRQAISRSVLATAHLQQNRLDEAVATATDALEALSGVHSERSIQALRDFRGRLASRRHEPLVQDFERRSRVVLGAAA; encoded by the coding sequence GGCGACAGCCCTGAAGGAGGCGGGCTGCTCGTACGCGTCCCTCGCCCTCCGGGTCAACGAACTGGGCCGCTGTCAGGGCGCGGAGACCAACTACGACAAGGCCTCCGTCACTCGCTGGCTCCAGGGCCAGCAACCACGGGGAAACACACCGGAGTTGATCGCCGCGGTCCTCGGTGAACGGCTGGGCCGCGCGCTCACTCCGGCCGACCTCGGATTTCCGCTCGACCGCGGACGACCGGTGACGGGACGGGCGTTGATGTACGTGGAGAACGTGGCCGAGACCCTGCACACCCTCGCCGAGCTGGGCTCCACCGACATCGCGCGACGCAGTCTGCTCGGTGCCGTGCCGTTCGTGCCCGGCGCCCTGACGAACCCACAGCGGGCCTGGCTGCTGTGGCTGGTGGAGAGCCGTGACGCGCCCCGGCTCGCGTCGGTGTCGGGTGGCGGGCCGGTGGAGCAGGTCCACGCGATGCTCCGCATGTTCGACGAGATGGACAACCACTACGGGGGCGGCGGGATCCGCACGAGCATCGTGCAGTACCTCACCACCGAGGTGATCCCCCTGCTCCAGCAGCGCGGAGTCACGCCGCAGCACCGCCGCGAGCTGTTCGCCGCCGCCGCCCGGCTGGCCGCCATGGCGGGGTGGAGTTCGTACGACGCCGGGGAGTACGGCCTGGCCCAGCGGTACATGACACAGGGGCTGAGACTCTGCGCGGAGGGCCGCGACCATGTGCTGGGCGGGCAGATCCTGGCGGGGCTGTCCCATCTGGCGACCAGTCTGGGCCGCCCCGACGAGGGTGTGGCCCTGGCCCGGGCCGGGGTCGCCACCGCCAAGGACTCCGGCAGTCCCCTCGGGCTGATGCGACTGCACGCCATGTCCGCGCGCGGCCACGCGGCGCTCGGCCGGCCCCGCGAGACCGCCGAGGCGCTGCGCGCCGCCGAGAAGCAGCTCGACGCGAGCCGGGGAGCCGCCGAGGAGTCGCCCTGGGTGCGGTTCCTCGACCACCACTACCTCCAGGCCGAGTCCGCGCTCTGCTTCCGTGACCTGGGCCTCGCCGCGCAGGCCGAGCACACCGCGAGCGCGTCGGTGCGCGCCCACGCCGACCGCCGCCGCCGCCAGGCCATCAGCCGCTCCGTGCTCGCGACGGCCCATCTCCAGCAGAACCGCCTCGACGAGGCCGTCGCCACGGCCACGGACGCGCTCGAAGCGCTCAGCGGTGTGCACAGCGAGCGGTCCATCCAGGCCCTCCGCGACTTCCGGGGTCGACTGGCGTCCCGCCGCCACGAGCCCCTCGTGCAGGACTTCGAACGCCGGTCACGCGTGGTGCTGGGGGCGGCCGCCTGA